One genomic segment of Nerophis lumbriciformis linkage group LG20, RoL_Nlum_v2.1, whole genome shotgun sequence includes these proteins:
- the LOC133619367 gene encoding uncharacterized protein translates to MVRCIEHSAQLEEVHQLELVVVVQKFAWQDVQQLIGNPEEVSPQLGGSSTLKQETSQPPCIKKEEEELCITQEGECLLGREEADYTKFPLSILSVKTEDDEEKPQVDNLLAPLSDSEAEDEVEEPLSSDKDCEGDMRTHTDNKHSECSTKKKGKKCLSCSVCGKRFSRNSFLTEHMRTHTGEKPFNCSVCGKSFSQNSSLTRHMRIHTGEKTCNCSVCGKSFSQNSTLTQHMRTHTGEKTFNCSVCGKNLSRNSHLTQHMRTHTGEKPFNCSICGKNYSFQSTLTQHIRTHTGEKTCNCSVCGKIFSRNTSLTQHMTTHTGEKPFNCSVCGKSFPHNSSLCRHMRTHTDEKPYKCSVCGKSFSVKSHLTQHMRTHTGEKPFNCSVCGKSFPQNSSLCRHMRTHAGEKNI, encoded by the exons ATGGTAAGGTGTATTGAACATAGTGCCCAGCTGGAGGAGGTGCACCAGCTGGAACTGGTGGTCGTGGTACAGAAGTTTGCATG GCAAG acgtccagcagctgatcggtaatccagaagaagtttcccctcagttaggggggagctccactttgaagcaggagacttcacaaccaccctgcattaaaaaggaagaggaggaactctgcatcactcaggagggagagtgtcttctaggacgagaggaagctgattacaccaagtttccactgagtattctctctgtgaagactgaagatgatgaagagaaaccacaagttgacaacctcttagctccactatcagatagtgaggctgaagacgaggttgaagagcctttgagcagcgataaagactgtgaaggtgatatgaggactcacactgacaacaaacactctgagtGCTCTACaaagaaaaaaggtaaaaaatgtttgagctgctcagtttgtggcaaacgcttttctcgaaatagctttttgactgaacacatgagaacacacacaggtgaaaaaccgtttaattgttcagtttgtggcaaaagcttttctcaaaatagctcttTGACTCGACATATGAGaatacacacaggtgaaaaaacatgtaattgttcagtttgtggcaaaagcttttctcaaaatagcactttgactcaacacatgagaacacacacaggagaaaaaacatttaattgctcagtttgtggcaaaaaccTTTCACGAAATAGCcacttgactcaacacatgagaacacacacaggtgaaaaaccatttaactgtTCGATTTGTGGTAAAAACTATTCTTTTCAGAGCACTTTGACtcaacacataagaacacacacaggtgaaaaaacatgtaattgttcagtttgtggcaaaatctTTTCTCGAAATAcctctttgactcaacacatgacaacacacacaggtgaaaaaccatttaattgttcagtttgtggtaaaagctttccTCATAACAGCTCATTgtgtcgacacatgagaacacacacagatgaaaaaccatataagtgttcagtttgtggcaaaagcttttctgttaagagccatttgactcaacacatgagaacacacacaggtgaaaaaccctttaattgttcagtttgtggtaaaagctttccTCAAAACAGTTCTTTgtgtcgacacatgagaacacacgctggagaaaaaaacatttag